The segment GATAGCCGCGATCAGGCCCGGCTGGGCGCAGGCCGCCACATGCCCCGTCTGGGCGTCTCGGCGTTTCTCGGCGTGGCGGTGCGCGATGTGCAGCATCGTTTTCGCCTGCACCTGGGGCCGCTCAGCGCCGCGCAGTATGCCCACTTTCTGCCGGATGCCCCCGGTGCGCAGGAGTTGCGCGACTGGGTGCGTCACTACCTCGGCATCGAAATGCAGTGGGATCTCAGCCTGATCCTTGCCGCTGACGACGTGCAGGGCGTGGCGCTGGGCGGCACCGCGCGACTCGGTTACACCAGCTGGCTGGGGCAGACGCCGCAGCCACAGGATCGTGAAGATTTTATGTTTGAGGTTGAGGCCGCCCTGCGCTGACTCAACCGCTTTGCCCTTACACAGCCTGCGTCTTTCATTGAAGAGAGCCCCCTATGTCAGAAATCAGCCGTGCCGTACTGTTCGGCAAACTGGATACGCTGTTATTTACCTCGCTGGAAAGCGCCACCGCCTTTTGCAAACTGCGCGGCAATCCCTATGTTGAACTGGTGCACTGGCTGCATCAGCTGATGCAGCAGCAGGATGGCGATTTACAGCAGGTCATCACACATTTTTCACTGGACGAAAAGGCGCTGACCCAGGATATCGTGGCCGCTCTTGACCGTCTGCCGCGCGGCGCCAGTGCGGTTTCCGACCTCTCCGAGCATATCGACAGCGCCGTCGAGCGGGCGTGGGTTTACGCCTCGCTGAAATATGGCGCAACCCGCATTCGCGGCGGCCATCTGCTGGTCGGCCTCCTCAAAACCTTCAACCTGGCCAGCGTACTGAAAGGCATCTCCGGCCAGTTCAGCCGCGTCAACGCCGATGCCCTGCTGGCGGACTTTGATGCGCTGCTCAGCAGCAGCAAAGAGGCGCAGCAGGCGCTGAGCGCCCCGGCAGAGAGCGCAGGCGTGCCGCCTGCCGCAGGCGGCAGCACCCTGGCGCAGTATGGACAGGATCTGACCGCCCGCGCCCGCGACGGCAAAATCGACCCGGTAGCCGGGCGTGATGACGAGATCCGCCAGATGGTGGATATCCTGATGCGCCGCCGCCAGAACAATCCGCTGCTGACGGGCGAGGCGGGCGTCGGTAAAACCGCGGTGGTCGAGGGCCTCGCGCTGCGTATCGCGGCGGGTGACGTGCCTGCGCCGCTGCGCGACGTGCAGCTCTGGCTGCTGGATATCGGCCTGCTGCAGGCCGGTGCCGGGATGAAAGGGGAGTTTGAGGCGCGGCTGCAGGCGCTGATCAATGAGGTTCAGTCCAGCCCGACGCCGATTGTGCTGTTTGTCGATGAGATCCACACCCTGGTGGGCGCGGGCGGTCAGCAGGGCACCGGCGATGCCGCCAACCTGCTGAAACCGGCCCTGGCGCGCGGCCAGCTGCGTACCATCGGCGCGACCACCAGGGCGGAATATAAGAAGTATATCGAGAAAGATCCGGCGCTGACCCGTCGCTTCCAGACCGTGCAGGTGCAGGAGCCGGATGAAGCCAGGGCGATCCTGATGCTGCGCAGCACCGTCAGCGCGCTGGAGAAGCATCACCAGGTGCTGCTGCTGGATGACGCGGTCACTGCGGCGGTAAAACTGTCGCATCGCTATATTCCGGCGCGCCAGCTGCCCGACAAAGCGGTGGCGCTGCTGGATACCGCCTGCGCCCGTGTCGCGGTCAGCCAGGGCGCACAACCTGCGGCGCTGGAGGATTGCCTGCATCGTCTGGCCGCACTGGAGATTGAAGCGGAGATCGTCGCGCGCGAAATCCGGGTCGGACTGGGCGATGTGACCCGCCAGCAGGCGATGGCAGACGAGCGCCAGACCCTGGAGGCCGAACGGGATGCGCTGGAAAGGCGCTGGCTACAGGAGCGCGAACTGGTTGAGACACTGATTGCGCTGCGCGCCCGCTGCGTCACCGAAGATGACCCGGCGCTGCGCGAACAGCGCGACGCCACGCAGCAGCAGCTCACAGCGCTGCAGGGCGAGGCCCCGTTGCTGTTTGCCGCCGTCGATGCAGGCGTGGTGGCTGCCGTGGTGTCAGACTGGACCGGCATTCCGCTGGGCCGGATGGTGAAGAATGAGATCGACGCCGTGCTGAATCTGGCGGACACCCTGAACCAGCGCGTCATCGGACAGCGCCACGGTCTGGAGCTGATTGCGAAGCGGGTGCGCACCACGCGCGCGCGTCTGGATAATCCCGACAAGCCCGCAGGCGTCTTTATGCTGTGCGGCCCGTCCGGCGTGGGTAAAACCGAGACTGCGCTGGCGCTGGCGGAGTCGCTCTACGGCGGCGAGCAGAACATCATCACCATCAACATGAGTGAATTCCAGGAAGCGCACACCGTGTCCACGCTGAAAGGCGCACCGCCGGGCTACGTCGGCTACGGGGAAGGTGGCGTCCTGACCGAAGCGGTGCGCCGTCGCCCCTACAGCGTGGTGCTGCTGGATGAGATTGAGAAAGCGCATCCCGATGTGCATGAGCTGTTCTTCCAGGTGTTCGACAAAGGCTGGATGGAGGATGGCGAGGGTCGCCACATCGATTTCCGCAACACCATTATCATTCTGACCTCGAACGTCGGCACGCAGTTGATCAGCGCCATGTGTGCCGATCCTGAACTGATGCCCGATCCCGATGCCCTGAGTGCCGCACTGCGTAAGCCGCTGCTGGAGGTCTTCCCGCCTGCGCTGCTGGGCCGTCTGCTGGTGGTGCCCTATTACCCGCTCAGCGATGCGATGCTGGCGGAGATTGTCCGGCTGCAGCTGGCGCGCATCGTGCGGCGTCTGGCCGACAACCACGGCATTGAGGCGCAGATCGACGAGTCTGTGGTCAGCCAGATCGTCCGGCGCTGCACCGAAGTCGAGTCGGGCGGTCGCATGGTTGACGCCATCCTCACCAACACGCTGTTACCGCAGATGAGCCAGATACTGCTAAGCGCCCACGCCCGCGATGAACGCTATCGCCGCGTTGATGTACGCTGTGAGCAGGGCGAATTTGTCTGCCAGTTTGCTGTTTAAAGCCGTTAGCTATCAGAGAGTTTTCGAATATGTCGGAACATGATCAACCCCTGAATGTCCCCAACGCCCTGCCGCTGGGTTACCGCTTCAATGAATTTGAAATCAAAGAGGTCATCGGCGGTGGCGGCTTTGGCATCGTCTATCGCGCCTGGGATCACCAGCTGGAACGCGATATCGCGATTAAAGAGTTTATGCCCGCCTCACTGGCGGTGCGCAGCGATGACCTTAACCTGGTGCTGCGCAGTGAGCGTTTCAGCAAAACCTTTCACGCCGGACTGAACAGCTTTATTCAGGAGGCGCGACTGCTGGCGCGCTTTAATCACCCGAACCTGCTGCATGTGCTGCGTTTCTGGGTGCAGAACGACACCGCCTATATGGGCACCGTGTTCTACAGCGGCACCACGCTCTCCAGCTTCCGAGAGCGCAATCCGCAGTCGGTCAATGAAACCTGGATCCGCCGCCTGCTGCCGCCGCTGCTGGGCGCAATCAAAACCATCCATGAGGCGGGTTATCTGCATCGCGATATCTCGCTGGATAACATCCAGATCCAGAGCAGCGGCGAGCCGATCCTGCTGGATTTCGGATCGGCCCGGAAAACCATCGGCAATCTGTCCGATGAGAGTGAAACCATGCTGCGTCCCGGCTACGCGCCGATTGAACAGTACAGTGACAACGACGAGAGCGAGCAGGGCGCATGGACCGATATCTACGCGCTGGGCGCGGTGCTGCATACCCTGATTACCGGGGCGCCGCCGCCGGTGAGCGTGGTTCGCAGCATCGAAGATAACTATCAGCCGCTGGTGCAGCGCCGTCTGGCGGGCTACTCCACGTCGCTGCTGAGCGCCGTCGATCGCGCGCTGGCGCTGAAACCGGAAGATCGTCCACAGAGCATCGATGGTTTTGCGGCGCTGATGGCGCTGCCGGAACGCGAACCGGAACCGCTGCTGAGCGCCAGAATCAGCGGGCCGGGCACCATGCTGGTGCCTGTCGAAGAGCAGGTGGTCAGCAAACCCGACTCGCCGCTGAAAACATGGCTGGGACACCGGTTTGCGCTGCCGGGCCTGGTTGCCGCGGGTGTGCTGGTGGGCCTCTGTGCAGGGCTGCTGATGTCGGGCGGCCAGCAGGCGACGCCACCGGCGGAAACGGCGCAGAACAACGCGCCTGCCGCCACGGCTACACCGGCCAGCCCTGCGGTTACCGCGCCGCCAACCCAGACGGACGAACCCACAGAGACGGTCGCCAGCACGCCGGTCCAGCGTGCCGAACCCGCCCCTACAGCTACACCGGAGCCGCAACCGGCACCGCCAGCCGCGCCGGTCGCGCAGGTCTATATCCGTCTGCAGCAGGGTGAGCGTGTTCAGGTGAACGGTCAGCCACAGGCGCTGGTGCCGGCGGTAAACGGCTTCGCCACGCTGCAACTGGCACCGGGTAGCTACACCTTCGCCATCAGCGGCCAGAACGGCACCCGCCAGCAGACGCTGACCATCAGCGAAGAAGGCGTCTGGTTGCTCGATCCACACAGTTAAAAGTCAGGGATTACTTATGTTCTCACGCATTACTGCACAGCTGCCGGCGGACGGCCTGCTGTTCCACACGCTCAGGGGCACCGAGACGCTTTCGCGTCCGTTTGTGCTCACCGCCGAGCTGCTCTCCACCGACGCGCGCATCGACCGCCACGCCCTGCTGGGCCAGCCGGTGACCTTCACGCTGCCGGCCGGCGGCCTGATGAGTGCGCTGAACCCACGCTACCTCAACGGTAAAATCACCCGTGTCGCGGTGCGCAGCCAGGAGCTGAGCGGCACCCGTTACGCGCTCTATGAGCTGACGGTGGAGCCGGACCTGTGGCCGATGCAGCGCGACCGCAACCTGCGCATCTTTCAGAGCCAGACGGTGCCGCAGATAGTGCAGACGCTGCTGAAGGAGTACGGCGTGAACGTCGAGACGCGCCTGGCGGGCAGCTACCGGGTGTGGGAGTACTGCGTGCAGTATCAGGAGAGCAGCCTGAATTTCATCAGCCGCCTGATGGAGCTGGAGGGGATGTACTACTTCTTCCGCCACGAGGCGGACAGGCATACGCTGGTGCTGTGCGACGCGCCGGACCAGCATCAGGCGTTTCCGGGCTACGGGACCATCCCCTATCACGTCACCCCGTCGGGCGGCGTAGTGACGGAAGAGGGCATCAGCCAGTGGTCGCTGGCGGAGAGCGTGACGCCGGGCATCTACAGCACCGACGACTACGACTTCCGCAAGCCGAACGCGTGGATGCTGCAGGCGCGGCAGAACCCGGCGTCGCCGGTGCCGGGCTCGGTGGACGTCTACGACTGGCCGGGCCATTTTGTCGACCACAGCCACGGCGAGTCCTACGCGCGCATCCGCCAGCAGGTATGGCAGGCGGAGCATCACCGCGTCAGCGGGTCGGGCACGGCCACCGGCATCGCGCCGGGCTTTACCTTCTCAATACTCAACGCGCCGCACTTCAGCGACAACGGCGAGTATCTGGTGACCTCGGCCACCTATGACTTCGCCGAGAACCCCTACGCCAGCGGCGACGGCGGGGCGAGCCGCCACAACATCGACTTCACGGTGCTGCCGTCATCGGTGACGTGGCGCACGCCGCCGGAGACGCCGTGGCCGAAGACGCACGGCCCGCAGACCGCGAAGGTGGTGGGGCCGAAAGGCGAGTCCATCTGGACCGACCGCTACGGGCGGGTGAAGGTGAAGTTTCACTGGGACCGGCTGGCGAAGGGCGATGACACCAGCTCGTGCTGGGTGCGCGTCTCCAGCGCCTGGGCGGGTCAGGGGTTCGGCGGGGTGCAGATCCCGCGCGTGAACGATGAAGTGGTGGTGGACTTCATCAACGGCGACCCGGATCGTCCGCTGATCATCGGCCGCGTGTACAACGAGGCGAGCATGCCGCCGTGGGCGCTGCCGGCGGCGGCGACGCAGATGGGGTTTTTAAGCCGGTCAAAGGATGGCACGGCGGACACCGCGAATGCGCTGAGGTTTGAGGATAAGGCGGGTGAGGAGCAGGTCTGGCTGCATGCTGAAAAGAACATGGACACGGAGGTGGAAAACAATGAAACCCTCAGTGTTGGCAGCAACCGGACCAAAACCATCGGTGGCAATGAAACCACCGAGGTGAAGAAAAACCGCACTGAAACGGTCGATCAGAATGAAACCATTACCGTTCATCAGAACCGTACTGAGACGGTGGATGGTAATGAAACCATCACCGTGCATAGCAATCGCACCGAAACGGTCGATCAGAATGAGAAAGTGCGGATTGGGCAGAATCAGTCGGTAACGATAAATGGCAATCAGACACTGAAAGTGGATCAGACGAAAACTGAAACGATTGCTCTGGCGTCAATGCTCAATGTTGGCCTGGCGCAGAACACGAATATCGGCGCAGCCTATGTGCTCAATGTCGGCGCTGGCTGGATGACTAATGTCGGCGCAATGCAGATGCACAATGTCGCTATGAAATATTCGCTGAATGCCGGGCGGGATATCGCACTTTCTGCCGGAACAAATGCAGAGTTCAGTGCTGAAGACAAAATCACCCTGGTATGTGGCGAATCGATGATTGTGCTCGAGCAGAACGGCACCATCACCATCAGCGCGAATAAAATCAAGCTGGTTGGTGAGAAGGTGATTGATATCGATGGCACACAGATAGACATCAACTGATTATGGAAAATTTTGCCAATTTAACTGCCTTTCCGGCATTACTCTTTGATTCCTTAGATCAACACGACCATGGCTTTTCAACAGTCGTTGCCCGTCTTAGCTATGATCTGGATATAAAAAGTGGTGAACTGGTTTTCTGTGAGGATCAGGGTGAGCTGGTTGAGCAGGATAGCTATTTCGTTGAGCAGGGCCGGAGCAGTGTTCGATTTGAAAGCGATTTGGCCCCTTATAAACCACGTATGGATGTGGTCATTAATGCGACCGCCTGGGCACCTGAAGATAAGCCGGTAAAAAGTTTTACCGCTGGCGTTCAGTTGGGGGATTTTACCCGTCTCATTAAAATTAATGGACCGCGTGAATGGCGAAAGATGATTGCCACCTGGCAGCTAAGTGAATCTCAACCGATAACATCGCTGGATCTTCGCTACGAATACGCATTGGGAGGATTGTACTCTTTAGAGGGTGAAAAAATTATTGCCTCTCCGGTAAACAGTGTTGGGATGGGATGGTATCCTCCCGAAGTACTGAAAAACCTGAAAGCCCAGCGCCTGACAGCCCCACAGATCGAGTGGCCAACACAGCCAGTACAAAAAATTGATCAACAGTCATCACCTGCGGGTTTTGGCTTTTTTGGCCGAGGCTGGCAAGGAAGGATTGAACTGGCAGGACGTTACGATGAAAAATGGCGAAAAGATCGTCATCCTTTACTGCCGCAGGATTTTAACTTTGCTTACTGGAATGGCGCGCATCCTTTAATGCAATTTCCCTTACCGGAACCCCTCAAAAGTGTACCTGTAACGCTGCGTTATTTTATTTCATCCCGTGAGATTGAGAATCAGCAGATTTATTTGCAGGTACCCGTGGAATCACTTTTTGTATTTATTACCACGGAGAAAGGGGCTGGAGTGGCAAAAGATATGGTCCTTGATACGCTGGTTATCGACCTGGATGAGCGAAAAGTACATTGTAGCTATCGTACTGTAATTTCGGAACTTATGGAGCCGGTCATGACCGAACTGCGTTTCATCAAAGCGGAACAACGCCAGCAACAGCTGGCGCTTGCCGCAAGCCATAATAGTCACTCTGCTTCACGCCAGTTTGTGCCTTTACCACCGAGTCTGTTGGCTAAATTACACCAGGTGAAAACGAATGGCTGAAAATTATGCTGCCCGTAAAGATGGTGCATACAAAGTAGTAGGTATGGCACCTGATCTTTGTTTTACGCCGGGATCGCAATCTCCCGTCCCCTATCCCGTACAGACCACGCTTGGCTCATCTTCATCCACAATCAATTCTGTCAAATTTAATGGGCATCCTGCCTTTGTATTCAATCAAAGTTTTGTGCCCAAAACGATTGGAGATGCAGCAGGAACGAACAAGGGTGTTACCAGCGGAACGGTGGAGGGCAATTGTTGGCCGATTGAACACAGTCCTGATACCAACATAGGCGGTTTCAGAATTATCAGAGTTCAGGATATGTTTTTCATGAATGGCAGTTTCTTGCCAGGCATGCTTGGCATGTCCAAAAGTGAACGATGGAAATACCGTAAACACCTGATTGAATTGGGAAAGTTCAGTAGCGATAAGGATGTTCAGGCTGCAGCAAATCGTCTTGAACTGGATAACACCGCCGTTGAAAAAGCTCGTTTAGCCTCAGTGATTTATGATGGAGGAGAACCATCTGAACCAACCCCCGGTATGCCTGAAGGATGGATTGATATAAGTAATGATCCAGAGGCACTAGGTAAAATAAATTTGAAACCTGAAAATCTTATTGCTGACGGGGCTCCGGGGTTCAGAGCCAGAGTTTATGCGCCGGATCCGGCTGTATTTGGTTATGATATGAAAACATCTGTTGTTTTTCGCGGCACAAGAAAAACGGAGATTGAAGACTGGAAGGAAAATATCAATCAGGGAGTTAACAAAGAATCTAGCTATTATAAACAAGCAGTTATAATAGGTAAGAATTTACCTACAGTTGATAATGTTGATGTGGTCGGTCATTCTCTCGGTGGTGGATTAGCGTCTTCTGCAGCAGAAGCGGGCAATGTTAAAGGATGGACATTTAATGCTGCGGGATTAAACCAGAATACTGTATCACGATATTCCGGTTCATCGGGTTCCGGAGATGCAAAGAATATCGATGCATTCAGAGTGAAAGGAGAGATATTGACTGATGTTCAGGAGATTAATACCGGAAGGTTGCTGGAGTTTGGACTGAAGTATGGGCCTGGGCTGGCTATGTTAAAGGCGTATATTGCAGGAAAGGCGCCTGACTCTGTAGGTATCAGGCACAATCTATCCGGCGGAGAGGGCAATCCTGTCACGTTGCACGGCATGGAGCAAGTGATACATTGTCTTGAGTTAGAAAAGAGCCACGATATAGCAACGATTACAGGAGGAAAAATTTGAACATTCTAAGAAAGATGATTTTTTTGCCTTTTTTATTTTCGTTTTTAACATTACAGGCTTGTGGTGATATGAAAAAGATCCATCCGGAAGAGTATTTCTCAGGCAGTCAGTTACAACTGGCGCAGGCAATTGAAGATGGCAACGTTGATGAGGTAGAAAAGTTATCAACGCAGACTGATCTTAACAAACCAGGCAAGAAGGGCTTAACGCTTTTGTATTATGCCCTCAGTGAAGCTTCAAGTAAGGACGTTAACAGACTCAATGTAATGAGTGCTTTAGTGAAGCATGGTGCTGATCCTGTTCAATACGTTTCTGATATGGGATCGGTGGCAACGAATACAGCGGGATATTCAGACCCTGTTTTCGTCAAAGCATTAATTGAAGGAGGGATGGATAAAAATGTGAAATTTAAAAGCACACCAATAATATTTTATTCAACCAATGAACGGGCTTTTCCAACTTTAAAATATCTTGTAGAGATTGGTGCTGACGTCAATGCCAAAGATGGTCTTGGACAAACCGCAATTTTTGAAGGAATGTATGGTGAGCAATATGATCAGGTTGAATATCTTCTTAATCATGGTGCCGATGCAAATGTTACTAATATCAATAAATTAACGTTTAATCAATTAGTGGATAGGACGATTAATAATACCAATAAAGAAAGCGTGAAAGCCATTGATAAGCTGAAAGAGATAAAAGCGCTGGCACAAGCAAACCGATAGGGTTTCGGAAGAGGCTAAGTGGTATAGGTTAGTTGCACGCAAATCTTCAAACGATTTGCG is part of the Pantoea sp. Ep11b genome and harbors:
- the tssH gene encoding type VI secretion system ATPase TssH; protein product: MSEISRAVLFGKLDTLLFTSLESATAFCKLRGNPYVELVHWLHQLMQQQDGDLQQVITHFSLDEKALTQDIVAALDRLPRGASAVSDLSEHIDSAVERAWVYASLKYGATRIRGGHLLVGLLKTFNLASVLKGISGQFSRVNADALLADFDALLSSSKEAQQALSAPAESAGVPPAAGGSTLAQYGQDLTARARDGKIDPVAGRDDEIRQMVDILMRRRQNNPLLTGEAGVGKTAVVEGLALRIAAGDVPAPLRDVQLWLLDIGLLQAGAGMKGEFEARLQALINEVQSSPTPIVLFVDEIHTLVGAGGQQGTGDAANLLKPALARGQLRTIGATTRAEYKKYIEKDPALTRRFQTVQVQEPDEARAILMLRSTVSALEKHHQVLLLDDAVTAAVKLSHRYIPARQLPDKAVALLDTACARVAVSQGAQPAALEDCLHRLAALEIEAEIVAREIRVGLGDVTRQQAMADERQTLEAERDALERRWLQERELVETLIALRARCVTEDDPALREQRDATQQQLTALQGEAPLLFAAVDAGVVAAVVSDWTGIPLGRMVKNEIDAVLNLADTLNQRVIGQRHGLELIAKRVRTTRARLDNPDKPAGVFMLCGPSGVGKTETALALAESLYGGEQNIITINMSEFQEAHTVSTLKGAPPGYVGYGEGGVLTEAVRRRPYSVVLLDEIEKAHPDVHELFFQVFDKGWMEDGEGRHIDFRNTIIILTSNVGTQLISAMCADPELMPDPDALSAALRKPLLEVFPPALLGRLLVVPYYPLSDAMLAEIVRLQLARIVRRLADNHGIEAQIDESVVSQIVRRCTEVESGGRMVDAILTNTLLPQMSQILLSAHARDERYRRVDVRCEQGEFVCQFAV
- a CDS encoding serine/threonine protein kinase — protein: MSEHDQPLNVPNALPLGYRFNEFEIKEVIGGGGFGIVYRAWDHQLERDIAIKEFMPASLAVRSDDLNLVLRSERFSKTFHAGLNSFIQEARLLARFNHPNLLHVLRFWVQNDTAYMGTVFYSGTTLSSFRERNPQSVNETWIRRLLPPLLGAIKTIHEAGYLHRDISLDNIQIQSSGEPILLDFGSARKTIGNLSDESETMLRPGYAPIEQYSDNDESEQGAWTDIYALGAVLHTLITGAPPPVSVVRSIEDNYQPLVQRRLAGYSTSLLSAVDRALALKPEDRPQSIDGFAALMALPEREPEPLLSARISGPGTMLVPVEEQVVSKPDSPLKTWLGHRFALPGLVAAGVLVGLCAGLLMSGGQQATPPAETAQNNAPAATATPASPAVTAPPTQTDEPTETVASTPVQRAEPAPTATPEPQPAPPAAPVAQVYIRLQQGERVQVNGQPQALVPAVNGFATLQLAPGSYTFAISGQNGTRQQTLTISEEGVWLLDPHS
- a CDS encoding type VI secretion system Vgr family protein, yielding MFSRITAQLPADGLLFHTLRGTETLSRPFVLTAELLSTDARIDRHALLGQPVTFTLPAGGLMSALNPRYLNGKITRVAVRSQELSGTRYALYELTVEPDLWPMQRDRNLRIFQSQTVPQIVQTLLKEYGVNVETRLAGSYRVWEYCVQYQESSLNFISRLMELEGMYYFFRHEADRHTLVLCDAPDQHQAFPGYGTIPYHVTPSGGVVTEEGISQWSLAESVTPGIYSTDDYDFRKPNAWMLQARQNPASPVPGSVDVYDWPGHFVDHSHGESYARIRQQVWQAEHHRVSGSGTATGIAPGFTFSILNAPHFSDNGEYLVTSATYDFAENPYASGDGGASRHNIDFTVLPSSVTWRTPPETPWPKTHGPQTAKVVGPKGESIWTDRYGRVKVKFHWDRLAKGDDTSSCWVRVSSAWAGQGFGGVQIPRVNDEVVVDFINGDPDRPLIIGRVYNEASMPPWALPAAATQMGFLSRSKDGTADTANALRFEDKAGEEQVWLHAEKNMDTEVENNETLSVGSNRTKTIGGNETTEVKKNRTETVDQNETITVHQNRTETVDGNETITVHSNRTETVDQNEKVRIGQNQSVTINGNQTLKVDQTKTETIALASMLNVGLAQNTNIGAAYVLNVGAGWMTNVGAMQMHNVAMKYSLNAGRDIALSAGTNAEFSAEDKITLVCGESMIVLEQNGTITISANKIKLVGEKVIDIDGTQIDIN
- a CDS encoding DUF2169 domain-containing protein, giving the protein MENFANLTAFPALLFDSLDQHDHGFSTVVARLSYDLDIKSGELVFCEDQGELVEQDSYFVEQGRSSVRFESDLAPYKPRMDVVINATAWAPEDKPVKSFTAGVQLGDFTRLIKINGPREWRKMIATWQLSESQPITSLDLRYEYALGGLYSLEGEKIIASPVNSVGMGWYPPEVLKNLKAQRLTAPQIEWPTQPVQKIDQQSSPAGFGFFGRGWQGRIELAGRYDEKWRKDRHPLLPQDFNFAYWNGAHPLMQFPLPEPLKSVPVTLRYFISSREIENQQIYLQVPVESLFVFITTEKGAGVAKDMVLDTLVIDLDERKVHCSYRTVISELMEPVMTELRFIKAEQRQQQLALAASHNSHSASRQFVPLPPSLLAKLHQVKTNG
- a CDS encoding PAAR-like domain-containing protein, with the protein product MAENYAARKDGAYKVVGMAPDLCFTPGSQSPVPYPVQTTLGSSSSTINSVKFNGHPAFVFNQSFVPKTIGDAAGTNKGVTSGTVEGNCWPIEHSPDTNIGGFRIIRVQDMFFMNGSFLPGMLGMSKSERWKYRKHLIELGKFSSDKDVQAAANRLELDNTAVEKARLASVIYDGGEPSEPTPGMPEGWIDISNDPEALGKINLKPENLIADGAPGFRARVYAPDPAVFGYDMKTSVVFRGTRKTEIEDWKENINQGVNKESSYYKQAVIIGKNLPTVDNVDVVGHSLGGGLASSAAEAGNVKGWTFNAAGLNQNTVSRYSGSSGSGDAKNIDAFRVKGEILTDVQEINTGRLLEFGLKYGPGLAMLKAYIAGKAPDSVGIRHNLSGGEGNPVTLHGMEQVIHCLELEKSHDIATITGGKI
- a CDS encoding ankyrin repeat domain-containing protein; translated protein: MNILRKMIFLPFLFSFLTLQACGDMKKIHPEEYFSGSQLQLAQAIEDGNVDEVEKLSTQTDLNKPGKKGLTLLYYALSEASSKDVNRLNVMSALVKHGADPVQYVSDMGSVATNTAGYSDPVFVKALIEGGMDKNVKFKSTPIIFYSTNERAFPTLKYLVEIGADVNAKDGLGQTAIFEGMYGEQYDQVEYLLNHGADANVTNINKLTFNQLVDRTINNTNKESVKAIDKLKEIKALAQANR